In Calothrix sp. PCC 7507, one DNA window encodes the following:
- a CDS encoding phycobilisome linker polypeptide — MVAQITPSTGSVSSSASRVFRYEVVGLRQNSETDKNKYSIRNSGSVFITVPYSRLNEEYQRITRLGGKIVKIEQLSPKEGE; from the coding sequence ATGGTCGCTCAAATTACACCTAGTACTGGTAGCGTTTCTTCATCTGCTAGCCGGGTATTTCGTTACGAAGTCGTAGGCTTGCGGCAAAACTCAGAAACCGACAAAAATAAATACAGCATTCGGAATAGTGGCAGTGTATTTATTACAGTGCCATATAGCCGCTTGAATGAAGAATATCAACGGATTACCCGCTTGGGTGGCAAAATCGTCAAAATTGAGCAATTGAGTCCTAAAGAGGGAGAATAG